The sequence ACCGGCGCGCTACCCGACGGCAGCAGTGGCGCGCAGATCAGATAGCGGCTGGCGCTGCGATCGGCCGGCGTGATATCGGTCGTCTGGACATGCGCCAGCCGTCCCTGCGCAATGCAGTAGCGCACCAGCGGATCGTCCTGGTCCAGCGTACCCGGTTCGCCCAGAACGGCGGTCGGCATGCCCGCATAGCGGTCGGTACCGGTGACACCATGCAGCGCAGCGATTTCGAGCTGGCAGCTCTGGCCGAGCAGCTGGATGAACTCGCGCGCGCCGGGCAGTTCGACAGGATCGGCCGCTTGCTGACCGGCTGTCAGCTCGCGCAAGCGGGCCAGCGTTTCGCGCAGTGTCAGCGGCTTGGCCAGCAAATCCTGTTCGAGCCGTTCATGTGATAGCCGCAACAGGAAATGGTTTTTGGTCAGCGTATTGAGGCGCTCGTCCAGGTAGGCATTAACTGCCCGCAGGCGCCGCGTGCGGGCCGACCAGATATCCGAAAACTGGCCGCAGACCAGCGTCAGTACCAGCCCGCCCAAAAAAAACGCTTTTGGAAATTCCTGCCCCGCCAGACTCGTCGCCGACACCAGCAGCGCGCGCGACCACGGCAGGTAAGCGGCCAGTTCCGGCAACAGCAGACAGAGGGCGATGAAGGTCACCACTGCCGTCACGCCGATGGCGGTGCCATAGCGCATCGCCAGCAGCGCCGGCACGATCCACAACCACGGGAATTGCGCGCCCAGTCCGAGCGGATCCTGCGGCGCGATCCAGCAGCTCAGCGCGAACGCCAGTACACACAGGAAGATCGCTTCCAGTGCGGCCAGGCTCCAGGCCCAGACCGGTGTTGCGCCGGCTTGAGACGGTGGC comes from Actimicrobium sp. CCC2.4 and encodes:
- a CDS encoding PelD GGDEF domain-containing protein, translating into MAVSWRDLSRRVLPPSQAGATPVWAWSLAALEAIFLCVLAFALSCWIAPQDPLGLGAQFPWLWIVPALLAMRYGTAIGVTAVVTFIALCLLLPELAAYLPWSRALLVSATSLAGQEFPKAFFLGGLVLTLVCGQFSDIWSARTRRLRAVNAYLDERLNTLTKNHFLLRLSHERLEQDLLAKPLTLRETLARLRELTAGQQAADPVELPGAREFIQLLGQSCQLEIAALHGVTGTDRYAGMPTAVLGEPGTLDQDDPLVRYCIAQGRLAHVQTTDITPADRSASRYLICAPLLPSGSAPVGLLVVEKLPFFALNDDALQLLSVLIGYYADGVRLGHAVRAVLATVPDCPADMALDLMRLQRIRVEAGIETSLVALVFGKDEASLDRFEQVKRLKRGVDLSWELTGTSHVALITLLPLASVAAVDGYLLRIESALHQQFGGGFVSSQITTHTARLGHADAGETLLGLVRRCAV